CTGCGAGCCCGTGGACGCGGAGGTGTATCTAGATGGCGTCTGGCAGGGGCTCTGCAGCGACTTCTCGGGTTCCCCCAAGGCGCTGCGAGTGGGCAGCGGCCTGCACGAGATTGAAGTGAAGAAGCAGGGGTACTGGCCCTATACGACGTACTTCGAGCCCAGCCGGGCCCGCGCGCGGCTGACCATCCAGCTCCGCGCCTCTGGGCCGAAGGCCGGTGGTTCGGAGTGACGCCGGGCTGGGTGTAAAGCGGGCGGGCCTCCACGAAAGCCCGTTTCTTGTGCTTTCGTGAAGTGCAATCAGGACATGACGCCGCCGTAGCTGGGACTGAAGAGGAGAGCGCCATCGGACGCCGCAGGAAAGGTCGTTCCCCCGCCGCCGTGAAACCCGCCGCCGCTGCCGTACCGCCGCCGGCTCGGTCCGCCCCCTTGCTTCACGAGGTGCCGCCGCCGCGTGGCCAGGACAAGGCCGCGGCCGAGCCGGCCCGTGCGCGGGTCGCCGAGCCCGTGGCGGTGGCCGAGAATGCCCTGTCCGAGACGGACGCCCGGCGCATCGACCTGTGGTGGTCGGGGGTGATGGTGGGCTCGCTGGGGCTGGTGTTCGCGCTGCTCTCCGTCTTTGGCGGAGTGGCGGTGCCAGTGCTGCTCGCACTGTCGGGCGCGTACATCTTCAATCCCATCGTCACCGAGTTGGAGAAGCGGCGGCTGGACCGCACGTGGGGGACGACGCTCGTCTTCGCGGTGGGGACGCTGATGCTGGTCGGCGCGGTGCTGTACCTCATCCCGGTGTTCCGGGAGGAGGCGTCGAAGCTGCCGGACTTCTTCCACCGCGCGAGCACCCAGGTGGTGCCGAAGGTGGAAGGGTTGGTGGGGCATTCGTTGCCGGACCTGGTACGCCAGCGCACCACCGAGCTGGGAAAGCAGGCGTCAGAGCTGGTCCAGAGCGCGGGGCCGGCGGCGGCGCGCATCCTGGCGAGCTTCGCGGGCAACACGGCGCGGCTGGTGGTGACGTTGCTGGGCCTGTCGGTGGTGCCGGTGCTGGCCTTCTTCTTCCTGCAGGACTACCCCCGGCTGATGGGCATGGTGAAGGACCTGCTGCCCCGGCGCGCAGTGGGACTGGTGAGCCGGCGCTTCGCGGAGGTGGATGAGGTGCTCTCCGCCTTCGTGCGCGGCCAACTCATCGTCGGCGGCGTGCTGTCGGTCATCTATGCGGCGGGCCTGTCCGCGGCGCGCATCGACATGGCCATTGTCATTGGGGTGATTGCCGGCTTCGGCAACATGGTGCCGTACCTGGGCACGGGCGTGGGCATCGTGCTGTCGCTGGTGGGGCTCATGCTGTCGTGGCAGGGGCCGTGGCAACTGGCGGCGGTGGCGGCCACCTTCGTCATCGGGCAGATGCTGGAGGGCTTCGTCATCACCCCGCGAATCGTGGGGGAGAAGGTCGGGCTGGCGCCGGTGGCGATCATCCTGGCCATCCTCGCCTTCGGTGAGCTGTTCGGCTTCGTGGGCATCCTGCTGGCGGTGCCGGTGGCGGCCATCCTCAAGGTGGTCCTGAGCGTGGTGGTGGAGCGCTACCGCCGGACGCGGCTCTACACGGGGGAGCCCAAGTCGCCGTGACGAAGCTGGAGTCGCTACACAAGGAGATCACCGACTGCCGGGCCTGTCCCCGGCTGGTGGAGTGGCGGGAGGAGGTGGCGCGAGTAAAGCGCCGCGCCTACCGCGACTGGAATTACTGGGGATTGCCCGTTCCCGGCTTTGGAGACCCCAAGGCCCGGCTCATCATCGTCGGGCTGGCGCCGGCGGCCCATGGGGCGAACCGGACGGGGCGGATGTTCACCGGAGACCGCTCGGGCGACTTCCTCTATGCCGGGTTGCACCGCGCGGGCTTCGCGAATCAGGCCCTCAGCGAGCACCGGGATGACGGGCTCCGGCTGAAGGACGCCTTCATCGTGTCGGCGGCGCGCTGTGCTCCGCCCGACAACAAGCCCCTCCCAGAGGAGCTGGCCCGCTGCGCACCGTTCCTGGATCGCGAGCTGGCGCTGCTGCCGGGCCGGGTGATGCTCGCGCTGGGGGCCATCGGCTGGAACGCCGCGCTCGTGGCCCTGGCGCGGCAGGGGATGGAGGTACCGTCGCCTCGGCCCGCGTTCGGGCATGGGGCGGAGCTGCGCCTGCCGGGCGGCCGGACGCTGCTGGGCTGCTACCACGTCAGCCAGCAGAACACGCAGACGGGGCGGCTGACCCCGGCGATGTTCGACGCCGTCATGTCCCGGGTCCACACGCTGCTGGAAACGGCGGATCCGAAGGCGCGCGGGAAGAGTTGAAGAACCCTTCTGTGTTTGCTTGACAGTTGGGGGAGCCCGCTGTTATTCCCCGCGCCACCGAAGCGGCTGCAACGGGTCGTTAGCTCAGCGGTAGAGCACTACCTTGACACGGTAGGGGTCAGTGGTTCGATCCCACTACGACCCATCATCAAAGAGTGACTTCAGCGGGCGGCACGGCTTTAAAAGAGCCTGCCGCCCGTTTTTTTTCCGAGGTTCGCATGTCCGACATCATCACGGTGACGCTCCCCGACGGCTCGCAGAAGCAGACGGCCCGGGGGACCACGATCGCGGACTTCGTGCGGGAGAGCATCGGCCCCGGCCTGGCGAAGGCCGCCCTCTTCGCGCGCGTGAATGGCCAGGACATGGACCTGGCCCGCAAGCTGGACGAGGACGTGAAGCTGCAGATCTTCACGCCCAAGAGCCCCGAGTCCCTGGAGTTGATCCGCCACGACGCCGCCCACGTGGTGGCCAGCGCGGTGCAGAAGCTCTTCCCGGGCACGCAGGTGACCATCGGTCCCGCGACGGAGGAGGGCTTCTATTACGATTTCTTCCGCGAGAAGCCCTTCACGCCCGAGGACCTGGAGAAGATCGAGGCCGAGGCGAACGCCGAGCTGAAGCGGGACATGGCCTTCGTCCGCACCGAAATCTCCATGGACGAGGCCGTGCGCCTGTTCGAGGAGAAGGGCGAGAAGTTCAAGGTCGAGATCGTCAAGGACATCGCGGCCAAGGGCGCCAAGACGCTGACGCTCTACACGCACGGTGACTGGGTGGACTTCTGCCTGGGGCCCCACGCGCCCAGCACGGGGAAGATCGGCATCATCAAGATCCTCTCCTCCAGCGGAGCGTACTGGAGGGGGGACCACCGCAACCCGATGCTCCAGCGCGTCTACGGCACTGCCTTCTTCGACAAGAAGCAACTGGCGGAGTACCTGACGCGCATCGAGGAGTCGAAGAAGCGCGACCACCGCAAGCTGGGCAAGGAGCTGGACCTCTTCCACTTCCACCCGTACTCGCCGGGCTCCGCCTTCTGGACCCCGAAGGGCACCACGCTCTACACCACGCTGTCGAACTGGATGCGTCAGCTGACGCAGAACGACGGCTACGTGGAGATCAAGACGCCCCTGATGTTCAACAAGGGGCTGTGGGAGACCAGCGGCCACTGGGGCAAGTACAAGGAGAACATGTTCCTCGTGCTCGACAGCGAGTCGGGGGAGCATGACTTCTCGCTCAAGCCGATGAACTGCCCGTCGCACCACCTGTTCTACGGCTTCAAGAAGCACAGCTACCGCGACCTGCCGCTGCGCTACCACACGCAGGACGTGCTGCACCGCAACGAGGCGGCGGGCTCCCTGGGCGGCCTCACGCGCGTGCGCCAGTTCGCGCAGGACGACGCGCACATCTACTGCACGGAGGCGCAGATCACCGACGAGGTGCGGCGCTTCGTGAAGCTCCTGGACCACGTCTACAAGGCGGTGGGCCTCACCTACGCGGTGAAGCTATCCACGCGGCCCGAGCAGCGCCTGGGCGATGACTCCCTGTGGGATCGCGCCGAGGGCGGCCTCAAGGCCGCGCTGGAGTCGCTGGGCCTCGAGTACGAGCTGGCCCCGGGTGACGGCGCGTTCTACGGCCCGAAGATCGACTTCGCGGTGTCGGACAGCATCGGCCGCCGGTGGCAGCTGGGCACCATGCAGCTGGACTACCTGGCGCCCGAGCGCTTCGACCTGACCTACGTGGGCGAGGACAACGCCGAGCACCGCCCCGTGGTGCTCCACCGCGCCATCTTCGGCTCGTTCGAGCGCTTCACGGCCATCCTCATCGAGCACTTCGCCGGCGCCTTCCCGGCCTGGCTGGCCCCCATCCAGGCGGTGCTGGTGACGGTGGCGGACCGGCAGAACGACTACGCTCGGAAGGTTCGGGACTCCTTGAGGGCGAAGGGCTACCGGGTGGAGTTCGACGAGCGCGGCCTGTCGATGAACGCGAAGATCCGCGAAGCCCAGCTCCAGAAGGTGCCGTTCACCCTGGTGGTGGGCGACAACGAGGTGTCGGGCGAGGGCGTGTCGCCGCGGCGGTATGGCGGCGAGGACCTCAAGACGATGAAGGTGACGGACTTCGAGGCCCTGCTGGCGAAGGAAGCGGCCCTGCCGTGATCGGGAGTTCAGGACGCCTGTTGGCTTGCTGACGGGCCTTGACTCCCTGTTGCACCTAAGTATCTTTGCGCACTTTCGAGGGGAGCCTGCCCAAGTTCCCCAATTTTCGAGAGTTCTCGCACCTGCCGCTCAAGTCCAACGGCACGGGGCATGGAAGGATCAGGACGATGCCGAAGTTGAAGACCCGCAGCAGCGCGAAGAAGCGCTTTGACGTGAAGAAGAGCGGCAAGGTCAAGCACGGCAAGGCCTTCGCGAAGCACCTCTTCACGTTCTCGAAGACGCCGAAGTCCAAGCGCAGCAACCGCGGGACCGGCCACCTTCGCGACATGGACGCGAAGAAGGTCATCAAGGAGATGTTCCCCTACGGGGGCTGATTTCGCGGTTCTGAAGTCAGGGACAACGTGGCCTCGTCGGAGCGGCGGTAAGCCTGCGCCGGGGGGCTTCCAAACTACGCAGTCCGAAGTGAGGCAGTCATGCGCGTGAAGAAGGGTGTCAAGGCCCGTCGTCGTCGTAATAGGATTTTGAAGCTGGCCAAGGGTTACCGCGGCCGTCGGAAGAACTGCTACAAGCGCGCCAACGAGGCGGTTGAGCGGGCGCTGGACTACGCCAGCCGCGACCGCATGCAGCGCAAGCGGGACTTCCGTCGCCTGTGGATCGTCCGCATCAACGCGGCCGCCCGCACGGTGGGCCTCTCCTATTCGAAGCTGATCGCGGGCCTCGCGAAGGCGAAGATCGGCCTGGACCGCAAGGTTCTGTCCGACATGGCCATCGCGGATCCGTCGGGTTTTGCGGCCGTCGCCAACATCGCGAAGGCGGCCTGAGACACATCCAGCCCGCAAGGCTGGAGACAGAACGGGTGGGGTGGTGGGCTGAAGCTGGCCACCCTGTCCGGATGTTTGAACGGGCTGCCTCTCTGGGGCGGCCCTTTTTTTTGCCTCGGCGCCAAGGGCGCGCGGGGAACTGGAACGGAGGCGGAAGTCCATGCGGGATCGGTTGCTGGCGCTCGCGGAGTCCGCGAGGCGGGAGATTGGCGGCGCGTCGGAGCTGTCCGCGGTGGAAGCACTGCGGGTCCGCTACCTGGGCAAGAAGGGTGAGCTGTCCGGCGTGCTGGGCGGCATGGGCAAGCTGCCCCCGGACGAGCGGCGCTCGCTGGGCGAGGTGGCCAACAGCGTGAAGGCGGAGCTGGAGAAGCTGCTCGCCGAGGCCGTGGAGCGCGCCGAGGCGGCCGCGCTGGAGGCCCAGCTTCAGGGCCCGGGCCTGGACGTGACGCTGCCCGGACGCGGCGTGGCGCTGGGCAGCCGGCACCCCGTGTCGCGGACGATGGAGGAGATTGTCCGGACCTTCTCGCGGCTCGGCTTCGACGTGGCCAGCGGCCCCGAGATCGAGCTGGACTACTTCAACTTCGAAGCGCTGAACCTGCCGAAGGACCACCCCGCGCGGGACATGCAGGACACCTTCTACGTGGACGAGGCCACGCTGGGCCACGCGAAGAAGGCGGACAGCTCCGCGCTGCTGCGCACGCACACGTCCCCGGTGCAGGTGCGGTACATGCTCAACCGCAAGCCGCCCATCCGCGCGGTGATGCCGGGCCGGGTGTACCGGCGCGACTCGGACATCACGCACACGCCGATGTTCCACCAGGTGGAAGGCCTGCTGGTGGACAAGGGCGTGACGTTCGCCGAGCTGAAGGGCTCGTTGGCGGCGTTCGTGACGGCGTTCTTCGGTTCGGACACGCGCACGCGCTTCCGCCCGTCCTTCTTCCCCTTCACGGAGCCCTCCGCCGAGGTGGACATCACCTGCACGAACTGCGCGGGCAAGGGCTGCCGCATCTGCAAGCAGACGGGGTGGTTGGAGGTGCTGGGCAGCGGCATGGTGCACCCCAACGTCTTCACCTCCGCCGGGTATGACCCGAACGAGGTGACGGGCTACGCGTTCGGCATGGGCGTGGAGCGCATCGCCATGCTGCGCTACCGCATCGACGACCTGCGGATGATGTTCGAGAACGACGCGCGGTTCCTCGAGCAGTTCTGAGATTCCAGGGGGCCGCTGGTGGGCCCCCGTGTTCCAGCCGATTGATGAAGAGGGTGGACCTGTGAAGATTTCGGTGAAGTGGCTGGGCGATTACGTGGCGCTGCCGCCGTCCGAGGACGAGCTGGCGCGCAAGCTGACCGCCGCGGGCCTGGAGATTGAGGGAATGGAGCGCCCCGCGGAAGCCCTTCGCGGCGTGGTGGTGGCGCAAATCAAGGAGTCCGTGCAGCACCCCAACGCGGACAAGCTGTCCGTCACGCAGGTGGACATCGGCGGGACGGCGCTGCTCCAGGTGGTGTGCGGCGCGAAGAACTTCAAGGTGGGCGACAAGGTGCCGCTGGCCACCGTGGGCGCGAAGCTGCCCAACGGCATGGACATCAAGCAGGCGGCGCTGCGCGGCGTGGACAGCTTCGGCATGCTCTGCTCGTCCAAGGAGCTGGGCCTGAGCGAGGAGTCCAGCGGCCTGCTCATCCTTCCGGCGGACACGCGCGTGGGCACGCCCATCGCGGAGGCCGTGGGGCTGGATGGCGTGGTGCTGGAGGTGAACGTCACGCCGAACCGCCCGGACGCGCTCAGCCACCTGGGCGTGGCGCGCGAGGTGAGCGTGGTGACGGGCTCCGCGTTGAAGGTGCCCCAGCCGAAGCCCGCGGAGTCGGGCACGCCCGCCGCCGAGCAGGTGAAGGTGCGCGTGGAGGCCCCGGACCGCTGCCCGCGCTACGTGGCGCGCGTGGTGGAGAACGTGAAGATTGGCCCGTCTCCGCAGTGGATGCAGGACCGGCTGAAGGCGGCCGGGGTGCGCGCCATCAACAACGTGGTGGATGTCACCAACTACGTGAACCTGGAGTACGGGCAGCCGCTGCACGCCTTCGACCTGGAGAAGCTGGCCGGTCAGGAGATTGTCGTCCGTACGGCGACGCGCGGCGAGAAGCTCAAGACGCTGGACGGCAAGGACCGCGTCCTGGACGTGGATGACCTGGTCATCGCGGACAAGGACCGGGCGCAGGCCATCGCTGGCGTCATGGGCGGCGGCGACAGCGAGGTGACCGAGGGCACCCGGCGGCTGGTGCTGGAGTCGGCGAACTTCCAGGGTTCCACGGTGCGGCGTTCGTCGAAGCGGCACGGGCTGCACACGGAGGCATCGCACCGCTTCGAGCGCGGGGCGGACATGGACGCCGTGGTGCCGGCCATTGACCGGGCGGCACAGCTCATCGCGGAGCTGGCGGGGGGCACGGTGGCTCCTGGCCGCGTGGACGTGTACCCGGCGCCGAAGCCGCCTCGGAAGGTGACGCTGCGCTTCGCCCGGGTGGAGCAGGTGCTGGGCGTGGCCGTGGCGGAGAAGGAGGTCCGCCGCATCCTGGAGGCGCTGGGCTTCAAGGCGGTGGAGGAGGGGACGGGGCAGGCGACGTACGAGGTGCCTCGGGCCCGTGTCGACGTGGAGCGCGAGGAGGACCTGTTGGAGGAGGTCGCGCGCATCTACGGCTACGACAACATTCCGGCGACGCTCCCGCGGGGACTGGCCACGCTGGCCCCGGAGCCCGCGAATGCCGAGGCCGAGCGCCGCATGCGTCAGGCGCTGGCCGGGGCGGGCTTCGACGAGGTGGTGAACTACTCGTTCGTCGCGCCGCGCAGCCTGGAGGTGCTGGGTGGGGCGGAGAAGCCGGTGGCGCTGCTCAATCCATTGAGCACCGAGCAGTCGGTGATGCGCACCAGCCTGCTGCCGGGCCTGCTGGAGAACCTGTCCCGCAGCGTGCGGCACCAGGTGGAGGCGGTGGCCATCTACGAGACGGGCCGGGCCTACTTCCAGGACGCGGAAGGCGGGCAGGGGCAGCGTCCGGCGGCGCGCGAGGTGCCTCGCGTGGCGGGTCTGGTGTGGGGCCTGCGCGGTGGTGGCCGGAGCTGGACGCACAAGGATGCCCGCGCGGACTTCTACGACGCGAAGGCGGCGGTGGAGGGGCTACTGGGCGCACTCCGCGTGGAGGGCGTGACGTACGTGCCCGCGGGGCCAGCGGCGTACCACCCGAAGGCCGTGGCGCAGGTGAAGGCGGCGGACGGCACGGTGCTGGGCCACGTGGGCGAGGTGCACCCCCGGGTGGCGAAGGCGCTGGGCCTGCCGGACGGGGTGTTCGTCTTCGAGTTGGACACGGAGCCGCTGTACGCGGCCTCGAAGCTGGTGCCGGCGTACCGGTCGCTGCCGCGTTTCCCGGCGGTGCTGCGGGACCTGGCGGTGGTGGTGCCGCTGGAGTTGCCCAACGACGAGGTGCGTCGGGTGATCCTGGAGGTGGGCAAGCCGCTGGTGGAGGACGCTCAGGTGTTCGACGTGTACACCGGTGAGCAGATTCCCCAGGGTCGGAAGAACTTGGCGTACGCGCTGCGCTACCGCTCGGCCGAGCGGACGCTGACCGATGTGGAGGTCAACGAGGCGCATCAGCGCATCGTGGATGAGGTGAAGCAGCGGCTGGGGGCTGCCTTGCGCGCCTGAATTCCTGAATGAAGTCAGAGGGTTGACACGTCTTTGGGAAGGCTGCAACAGTGCCCGGCGTTCAGCCCCGAGGGCTTCCCGAGGATTCGCATGACGAAGGCGGACATCATCGAGGGTGTCTACGAGAAGGTCGGCTTCTCGAAGAAGGAGTCGGCCGAAATCGTGGAGCTCGTGTTCGACACGCTCAAGGAGACCCTGGAGCGCGGGGACAAGATCAAGATCTCCGGGTTCGGCAACTTCCAGGTGCGCCAGAAGAAGGCGCGCGTGGGCCGCAACCCGCAGACGGGCAAGGAGATCGAGATCTCGGCGCGCCGGGTGCTGACCTTCCGGCCGAGCCAGGTGCTGAAGAGCGCCCTGAACGGTGAGGCGCCGCCGGAGGATCACGCGGAGATCGACGCCCGGGAGGAAGCCGCCGCCGACGCGGCCGAGGCCCGTGGCGAGGACTTCGACGAAGAGGGAATGGAGGACATGGAAGGGTGAGTTTTTTGGACGGTGCCCTGCTGCTCTTGCTTGACCTGAACGTCATGTGGGGGCATAAGGGCGCACCCTTTCACGGCAGCAGCAGTGCCGGGGCGTAGCGCAGCCTGGTAGCGCACTTGCTTGGGGTGCAAGTGGTCGCAGGTTCAAATCCTGTCGCCCCGACCATCGAAGGCCCTGGAGTTCTTGGCGAAAGCTGAGGATTCCAGGGCCTTTGTTTTTTGTGCTTCCGGGAGGACGCGAACTGCCGTACGCGCGACTGGCACTGTGTTGGCACCAAGCAGCAGCTCAGCGGTGCCCAGGCCTGTGGCCCCGAGCGCAGGCAGGTTATGGTCCTCGCGCAGGCAGGTTATGGTCCTCGCGCAGTTTCTCTGCGGCGAGTCGCTCATGGAGCCACGGGGTGATAGCTGGATCCGGATGCGCAACATCGAGGCCACCAGGACCACTGGCTGGTCGATACGCCAGAGGACGTCTGCGGTGCTCGGCGTCCATCCTTCTAAGTGCCCAGCAACGCCGCGCACGCTAGCGACGGCCGCGCTCCCGTCGATGCCAGTTCATAGGGGCGCGCTGGAGCCGCTCCTGCAGTTCTTTACGGCGTCATTACGCCACGCGGGTTTTGGCCTGTGTCTTTCGGGGATCCTCCGAGAGCTTCGGCCGCGCTTTCGGGGTGATGCCCAGGCTACGGAGTAGTTCGTCCGCGATGTGCCAGGCCAGGAGTGGTGGGACGCTGTTGCCGATCTGTCGGAAAGCGGGGTTCATGGTTCCGGCGAAGCGGAACCCATCGGGAAAGGACTGGAGGCGCGCAGCCTCACGCACCGAAATCACTCGCTGCTGACCTGAGTCGTAGTGGATGTGGCTGTAGGTATCCTTGCCCAGGTGAGCCATCAGCGTTCTGGCGGGCTCATCGGCGGCCATCTTGCGCCACTTGTTGGGGAACTTTCCGGGGTTGTACGGCGGAACGAATGCGGCTTTGAGCTCCTCGTACTCAAGTGAGCCCTCTGTGAGGCGAGCACCCGATCTCCGTCGCTTCTCCAATTCCTGTGCGAAGAACTGCGTGGCTCGCACATGTGCCTTCGGATAGTCCTCCCCGGGCTCCATGGCTTCGAAGAGCCGGTAGTCGCGCTTGGTCAGGCAGCGGGTGACGTGATCCCTGAGAAAACCGTCGGACTCGAATCCTGGCCACTCCCGCATCAGTCGTGCGAAGGCGCTGTGCGGGGCCGTGGTATGGGGCACACGACCGTTGAGGTGACGCGCGCCACGACGATCCCTGTTGTGGAGATGATCCGTCAATTCGGGCAAATCCGCGAGGGCCTCGGCGACTGTCACCGCGGGAGGTGCGTTCGCTGGGGCGG
This portion of the Myxococcus xanthus genome encodes:
- the pheS gene encoding phenylalanine--tRNA ligase subunit alpha; this encodes MRDRLLALAESARREIGGASELSAVEALRVRYLGKKGELSGVLGGMGKLPPDERRSLGEVANSVKAELEKLLAEAVERAEAAALEAQLQGPGLDVTLPGRGVALGSRHPVSRTMEEIVRTFSRLGFDVASGPEIELDYFNFEALNLPKDHPARDMQDTFYVDEATLGHAKKADSSALLRTHTSPVQVRYMLNRKPPIRAVMPGRVYRRDSDITHTPMFHQVEGLLVDKGVTFAELKGSLAAFVTAFFGSDTRTRFRPSFFPFTEPSAEVDITCTNCAGKGCRICKQTGWLEVLGSGMVHPNVFTSAGYDPNEVTGYAFGMGVERIAMLRYRIDDLRMMFENDARFLEQF
- a CDS encoding PEGA domain-containing protein; the encoded protein is MRKVLLLVMVSTFAGCAKRQEPESLLKARELMAEAQNPSGNLALLCEPVDAEVYLDGVWQGLCSDFSGSPKALRVGSGLHEIEVKKQGYWPYTTYFEPSRARARLTIQLRASGPKAGGSE
- a CDS encoding uracil-DNA glycosylase, yielding MTKLESLHKEITDCRACPRLVEWREEVARVKRRAYRDWNYWGLPVPGFGDPKARLIIVGLAPAAHGANRTGRMFTGDRSGDFLYAGLHRAGFANQALSEHRDDGLRLKDAFIVSAARCAPPDNKPLPEELARCAPFLDRELALLPGRVMLALGAIGWNAALVALARQGMEVPSPRPAFGHGAELRLPGGRTLLGCYHVSQQNTQTGRLTPAMFDAVMSRVHTLLETADPKARGKS
- the thrS gene encoding threonine--tRNA ligase, whose translation is MSDIITVTLPDGSQKQTARGTTIADFVRESIGPGLAKAALFARVNGQDMDLARKLDEDVKLQIFTPKSPESLELIRHDAAHVVASAVQKLFPGTQVTIGPATEEGFYYDFFREKPFTPEDLEKIEAEANAELKRDMAFVRTEISMDEAVRLFEEKGEKFKVEIVKDIAAKGAKTLTLYTHGDWVDFCLGPHAPSTGKIGIIKILSSSGAYWRGDHRNPMLQRVYGTAFFDKKQLAEYLTRIEESKKRDHRKLGKELDLFHFHPYSPGSAFWTPKGTTLYTTLSNWMRQLTQNDGYVEIKTPLMFNKGLWETSGHWGKYKENMFLVLDSESGEHDFSLKPMNCPSHHLFYGFKKHSYRDLPLRYHTQDVLHRNEAAGSLGGLTRVRQFAQDDAHIYCTEAQITDEVRRFVKLLDHVYKAVGLTYAVKLSTRPEQRLGDDSLWDRAEGGLKAALESLGLEYELAPGDGAFYGPKIDFAVSDSIGRRWQLGTMQLDYLAPERFDLTYVGEDNAEHRPVVLHRAIFGSFERFTAILIEHFAGAFPAWLAPIQAVLVTVADRQNDYARKVRDSLRAKGYRVEFDERGLSMNAKIREAQLQKVPFTLVVGDNEVSGEGVSPRRYGGEDLKTMKVTDFEALLAKEAALP
- the rpmI gene encoding 50S ribosomal protein L35, producing the protein MPKLKTRSSAKKRFDVKKSGKVKHGKAFAKHLFTFSKTPKSKRSNRGTGHLRDMDAKKVIKEMFPYGG
- a CDS encoding AI-2E family transporter; translation: MPPPRGQDKAAAEPARARVAEPVAVAENALSETDARRIDLWWSGVMVGSLGLVFALLSVFGGVAVPVLLALSGAYIFNPIVTELEKRRLDRTWGTTLVFAVGTLMLVGAVLYLIPVFREEASKLPDFFHRASTQVVPKVEGLVGHSLPDLVRQRTTELGKQASELVQSAGPAAARILASFAGNTARLVVTLLGLSVVPVLAFFFLQDYPRLMGMVKDLLPRRAVGLVSRRFAEVDEVLSAFVRGQLIVGGVLSVIYAAGLSAARIDMAIVIGVIAGFGNMVPYLGTGVGIVLSLVGLMLSWQGPWQLAAVAATFVIGQMLEGFVITPRIVGEKVGLAPVAIILAILAFGELFGFVGILLAVPVAAILKVVLSVVVERYRRTRLYTGEPKSP
- a CDS encoding integration host factor subunit alpha, with protein sequence MTKADIIEGVYEKVGFSKKESAEIVELVFDTLKETLERGDKIKISGFGNFQVRQKKARVGRNPQTGKEIEISARRVLTFRPSQVLKSALNGEAPPEDHAEIDAREEAAADAAEARGEDFDEEGMEDMEG
- the rplT gene encoding 50S ribosomal protein L20, whose protein sequence is MRVKKGVKARRRRNRILKLAKGYRGRRKNCYKRANEAVERALDYASRDRMQRKRDFRRLWIVRINAAARTVGLSYSKLIAGLAKAKIGLDRKVLSDMAIADPSGFAAVANIAKAA
- the pheT gene encoding phenylalanine--tRNA ligase subunit beta, with the translated sequence MKISVKWLGDYVALPPSEDELARKLTAAGLEIEGMERPAEALRGVVVAQIKESVQHPNADKLSVTQVDIGGTALLQVVCGAKNFKVGDKVPLATVGAKLPNGMDIKQAALRGVDSFGMLCSSKELGLSEESSGLLILPADTRVGTPIAEAVGLDGVVLEVNVTPNRPDALSHLGVAREVSVVTGSALKVPQPKPAESGTPAAEQVKVRVEAPDRCPRYVARVVENVKIGPSPQWMQDRLKAAGVRAINNVVDVTNYVNLEYGQPLHAFDLEKLAGQEIVVRTATRGEKLKTLDGKDRVLDVDDLVIADKDRAQAIAGVMGGGDSEVTEGTRRLVLESANFQGSTVRRSSKRHGLHTEASHRFERGADMDAVVPAIDRAAQLIAELAGGTVAPGRVDVYPAPKPPRKVTLRFARVEQVLGVAVAEKEVRRILEALGFKAVEEGTGQATYEVPRARVDVEREEDLLEEVARIYGYDNIPATLPRGLATLAPEPANAEAERRMRQALAGAGFDEVVNYSFVAPRSLEVLGGAEKPVALLNPLSTEQSVMRTSLLPGLLENLSRSVRHQVEAVAIYETGRAYFQDAEGGQGQRPAAREVPRVAGLVWGLRGGGRSWTHKDARADFYDAKAAVEGLLGALRVEGVTYVPAGPAAYHPKAVAQVKAADGTVLGHVGEVHPRVAKALGLPDGVFVFELDTEPLYAASKLVPAYRSLPRFPAVLRDLAVVVPLELPNDEVRRVILEVGKPLVEDAQVFDVYTGEQIPQGRKNLAYALRYRSAERTLTDVEVNEAHQRIVDEVKQRLGAALRA